Within the Sphingobacteriaceae bacterium genome, the region GCCCCCGTCCACGGCCACGAAGGCCGGCAGTCCCGGCACCCGCTTGATGCTGCCCACGGTGTAGACGGTGGTGCCCGCCTCGCCGATCAGGGAGCGGCCCGGCTCCAGGATCAAATGGGGCAAGGGCAGGTTCCGGGCTTCGGCTTCCCGCCGCACCCGCTCCACCAGGGCGGCCACCATCTCCTCCACCGCCGGCGGTTCGTCGCCTTCCAGGTAGCGGATGCCCAGGCCGCCGCCCAAATCCAATTCGGTCATGGGCCGGCCCGTGGTCCGGGTGGTTTCCCCGGCCAGGGCCATGAGGCGGGACACCGTTTCCAAGAAGGGGTCCACCGAGAACAACTGGGACCCGATGTGGGCATGGAACCCGCGGAAATCCAGGCCGGGCGAGGCCGCCGCCTGCCGGGCGGCTTCCAGGGCTTGTCCCGAGGCCAAATCGAAGCCGAACTTGGTGTCCTGGGTGCCCGTCTGGATGTAGGAATGGGTTTCGGCCTCCACCCCGGGCGCCACCCGCAGCAGCACCGGCACCGGGCCTTGGGCCCGGCCGGCCACTTCCCGCAGCAGTTCCAGTTCGTGAAAATTGTCCACCACGATGCGGCCCACCTGGGCCAGGACGGCCTGCTCCAGTTCGGCCCTGCTCTTGTTGTTGCCGTGGAAAATAATGTGGGCGGCGGGAAAGCCGGCCGCCTGGGCCATATACAGTTCCCCGCCGGAAACCACGTCCAGGCCGATGTCTTCTTCCGCCAGCAGTTCACAGAGGGCCATGGCCAGGAAGGCTTTGGCGGCGTAAACCACCTGCCATGAGGGATAGCCGGTGGCCGCCAGGGCGGCCCGGTAGCGCCGGGCCTGGCCGCGGATTTCCTCTTCGTTGAGGACCAGCAGCGGGGTGCCGAAGGACCGGGCCAGGGTGACCACGTGGTGGCCGGCTATGGTCAGATTGCCGGCTGCGTCTAAATCCAGCCCGCCCCAGAGCGCCAAAAGTCCTTCTCCTCCCGGGATTTCTGCTGGCTAACTATAGCACTTCCGTTCTTTGAGGGTCAATTAAGACCGGTCGGGGTCCCGGGGGCGCAGGAAGGAAGGCCGGGCCTGCTCGGCGGTGGCCGTTTTGCGGAAGACCACGTCCACCAGGGCCCGGCCGTTGAAGGGCACCAGGGGCCACAAGTAGGGCACGCCGAAGGAGCGGGTGGACAGCATGATCAGCAGTACCGCCAGCAGGCCCACCCCCAGGGCCGGCAGGCCGCCGATGCCCGCCAGCAGCAGAAGGAGCAGCCGCTGGATGCGGATGGCGTTGCTCAACTCAACGCTGGGGGTGGCGAAGTTGCCGATGGTGGCCAGGGCCACGTACAGGATGACCTCGGGCACAAAGAGGCCAACGCTCACGGCCAGCTCCCCCAGGAGGATGGCGCCGATGATACCCAGGGAGGAAGCCAGGGTGTTGGGGGTATGGATCAAGGCCAGGCGGATGAGGTCGATGCCCATCTCGGCGAAGATCAGCTGCAGGTAAAGGGGAATGGGCCCCGGCCCCTCCCGGGGCCCGATGAAGCGGAGCCATTGGGGCAAGGTCTCCACCTGCAGGGTGGCGGCCAGCCAGAGGGCCGGGCCCAGCCAGGACAGGAAGACGCCGAAGTAGCGCAGCAGGCGGATGTACATGCCGATGAGGGGATCCTCGTGGAATTCCTGGGCGTGCTGCAGGTGATGGAAAAAGGTGATGGGCAGCAGCATGACCGCCGGCGATGTGTCGGTGATGATGGCCAGGTGCCCTTCCAGCAGGTGGACGGCCGCCACATCGGGCCGTTCGGTGAACCGGACCGTGGGGAACAAGTTCCAGATGTGGCGCCGCCCCACGAGAAATTCCTGGATGGTCCGCTCCGCCATGGGCACCCCGTCGGTGGTGATGGCCTTCAGCTTGCTGCGGATTTGGTCCACCATGCGGGGATCGGCGATGTCCTTGATGTAGGTCAGGACCACGTCGGTCTTGGAGCGGGTGCCCACGGTGGTCATCTCCATCCGCAGGCGGGGGTCCCGCAGCCGGCGGCGGATGAGGGCCGTGTTGTAAACCAGGGTTTCGGCGAAGCCGTCCCGGGGGCCCCGGATGACCCGCTCCAGGTCGGGCTCTTCCGTG harbors:
- a CDS encoding spore germination protein, coding for MTNHQQRPAATRRRSRLRPKARQPGRLKSRPLAIGVRRGPQNGQAGDHPRETWAAVRLGGDNGRPAAGGQKDESRQDQGQDQGTSPADVSALQEEPGQAPPVKVSTRLDANRDYLARELGYGESFDILMRPLQLAGRQGLLVAVDGFVKDDVLLRVVQFINSQGPQLLEGKEEEFGRNLQRAGIGYIETEAADTLDQVVDAVLAGQTAILVEGSSRAILLDMRTYPARDTEEPDLERVIRGPRDGFAETLVYNTALIRRRLRDPRLRMEMTTVGTRSKTDVVLTYIKDIADPRMVDQIRSKLKAITTDGVPMAERTIQEFLVGRRHIWNLFPTVRFTERPDVAAVHLLEGHLAIITDTSPAVMLLPITFFHHLQHAQEFHEDPLIGMYIRLLRYFGVFLSWLGPALWLAATLQVETLPQWLRFIGPREGPGPIPLYLQLIFAEMGIDLIRLALIHTPNTLASSLGIIGAILLGELAVSVGLFVPEVILYVALATIGNFATPSVELSNAIRIQRLLLLLLAGIGGLPALGVGLLAVLLIMLSTRSFGVPYLWPLVPFNGRALVDVVFRKTATAEQARPSFLRPRDPDRS
- the lysA gene encoding diaminopimelate decarboxylase, with protein sequence MALWGGLDLDAAGNLTIAGHHVVTLARSFGTPLLVLNEEEIRGQARRYRAALAATGYPSWQVVYAAKAFLAMALCELLAEEDIGLDVVSGGELYMAQAAGFPAAHIIFHGNNKSRAELEQAVLAQVGRIVVDNFHELELLREVAGRAQGPVPVLLRVAPGVEAETHSYIQTGTQDTKFGFDLASGQALEAARQAAASPGLDFRGFHAHIGSQLFSVDPFLETVSRLMALAGETTRTTGRPMTELDLGGGLGIRYLEGDEPPAVEEMVAALVERVRREAEARNLPLPHLILEPGRSLIGEAGTTVYTVGSIKRVPGLPAFVAVDGGMSDNPRPALYDAQYTALLVPTGGGEAPRPLEDCRIVGKLCESGDVLVKHCRLPSPQPGDLVVLLSTGAYTYSMASHYNLLPRPAVVLVNKERARVIIRREEYRDLLRGHQPLTAEAAVLQRRPAP